The Littorina saxatilis isolate snail1 linkage group LG15, US_GU_Lsax_2.0, whole genome shotgun sequence genome contains a region encoding:
- the LOC138948526 gene encoding uncharacterized protein, with product MVTTDSFRRALDILTTGEHLLLLSAHPGLTRQSFLSALRRHYRKKGYTVYDLSCVSDWDKKGPVDGGSLVIFDCAFGDVRLDREQYHRFYKHGLYSINSLTTKLVFVVYPPVLLELQQFDRASVRPLLNSVELVELGQDPLLSVEPYADLLVRVLRDPNNGLILGALLALTMQGQDFVADITCEAQPLLQRLGFSDYSDAQLQEYASLLKGFLLAHRGRGFITREVYDAVGLAFADTYLKSVLVQVCDTMHLVQFVRTEHPVEKDPLLMRRMYEEMVRGRLPEMIQHPCLHSEQFLCGFEAFCREENCLQAVIGALDPDHNLPLLYWSVWGPSDRLTEWCLRMTKEQNTDSNIMSDHVQSAAFGTALLKALQISNSSHMFRQLLSKIADKPYTRNIRLPLPRTGQQHTAELRAVCDKISPNLRTSHFRYLGVLIPKHLINAKMKDDIIHISFSRQHVYLTYRLLADQQVDEQDREGNTLLHLAAEAGHLEAIKMAVSSGASLTVKNKAGKTPPQLAKQRLDQHNYDTQCQEKWTRSMFAACKVGGFTTVKEFLCYDATVNSKGKNGLTPLHIASNNCHADIASLLVDLDANLNATDKSGLTPLHYACHGQCLETVQLLVERGSLVNAANIHGTTPLHSVCRHGVKEIAELLILHNAHVDAKTSIGWTPLHLACHKGQKDIAQLLLQFRADINTTSRKGNTPLHLACTQGNTDIVRLLVANRADVNVTNTNNDTPLHCACRGNNADIVRLLLNHGADVNVQNEDGGTALHGACQRGNTDVVRLLLGCKDTVSVSDDEGKRPSTVLCEPPAKVDINMKDNQGVTALYKACEAGHTETVRLLLQQDNIDVNAGSGVWWSPLLLACMMGKTDIAQLFLLHDADVNISGALGLTPLHWACQSGHRDVVHLLLQHGADVNISDAIDRTALRFACGDYHHKIVHLLLQRGANVNISDGDGETVLLIACAHGDQDIVQYVLEHNTDMNKERSVLYTALNEAQCRGRREIVQLLQQYLSPSHPDSVPQQYLSPSHPDSVPQQYLSPSHPDSVPQQYLSPSHPDSVPQQYLSPSHPDSVPQQYLSPSHPDSVPRQPSLQLSAHLTNSAEDFTQPPVDRSQASDHNTPRGTVQHHDYHHSTVPKQLAQPMDMEASFPQDMMEASVRGAVAPGYTFNSNHPPLEIHNHSEGPTNIADTINSSNYIKNFHNQVHNDNQVHNDNRVLNQINEHHVYQHRPRITNNVFYAVTAGEQRNPLLALTDAMDHGALAGEDDEAVDNIINTDSFRRALHILTAGERLLLLSAHPGLTRQSFLSALRRHYRKKGYTVYDLSCVSDWDKKGPVERGSLVIFDCAFGDVRFDREQYHRFYKHSLYSINSLTTKLVFVVYPPVLLELQQFDRASVRPLLSSVGLVELGQDPLLSVEPYADLLVRMLRDPNHGLILGALFALTMRSQGFFSDNTGQAQPPLQRLGFSDYSDAQLEEYASLLKGFLLAHRERGFITREVYDAVGLAFADTYLKSVLVQVCDTMHLVQFVRTEHPVEKDPLLMRRMYEEMVRGRLPEMIQHPCLHSEQFLCGFEAFCREENCLQAVIGALDPDHNLPLLYWSVWGPSDRLTEWCLRMTKEQNTDSNIMSDHVQSAAFGTALLKALQISNSSHMFRQLLSKIADKSYAGNMHLPLPSTGKRHTVELRSVCDKILSGLRTSLFRYLDVFIQENLITANIKDDIIHISFSRQHVYLTYRLLADQQVDEQDREGNTLLHLAAEAGHLEAIKMAVSSGASLTVKNKAGKTPPQLAKQRLDQHNYDTQCQEKWTRSMFAACKVCDDTTVKDCFCYHATVDSKDKNGLTPLHIASYIASLLADLDANLNATAKSGLTPLHYACRGQCLETVQLLVERGGLVNAVDRKGITPLHTVCKQGDTDIAELLILHNAHVDVKNSVGWTPLHHACFQGKTDIAQLLLKSGADINTSCKGDTPLHLACTRGNTDIVRLLVANRADVNVTNTNNDTPLHFACRGNNADIVRLLINHGADVNNQNTSCSETALHVACQRADTDIVRLLLGCKDTVSVSDDEGKSPSTALCEPPAKVDINMKDKEGVTALYRACEAVRLLLQQDNIDVNAASDGCWSPLRVASILGKTDIAQLLLLHNADVNMSDALDLTPLTWACMYGHRDVVRLLLRHGADVNISDALDRTALHFACEDNRHNIAHLLLQHGANVNISDKVGKKLLLQACTHGNHDIVQYALQHKADMKKKARVLFF from the exons ATGGTCACCACAGACAGCTTCAGAAGGGCGCTGGACATCCTGACAACAGGGGAACATCTGCTGTTACTGTCAGCACACCCAGGTCTTACCAGGCAGTCTTTTCTCTCCGCTCTACGCCGTCACTACCGTAAGAAGGGCTACACAGTGTATGATCTCAGCTGTGTCAGTGACTGGGATAAGAAGGGACCTGTAGACGGGGGGAGTCTTGTGATCTTTGACTGTGCCTTTGGGGATGTCCGCCTTGACAGGGAACAGTACCACAGGTTCTATAAGCACGGTTTGTACAGCATCAATAGTCTGACCACCAAGCTTGTCTTTGTTGTCTATCCCCCCGTGCTGCTTGAGCTTCAGCAGTTTGATCGTGCCTCTGTCCGTCCTCTGCTGAACAGCGTGGAGCTTGTAGAACTAGGTCAAGATCCTCTTCTTTCAGTTGAGCCTTACGCAGATCTCTTGGTGCGCGTGCTCCGTGACCCCAACAATGGGCTGATACTGGGAGCTCTTTTAGCCCTGACAATGCAAGGTCAAGACTTCGTGGCGGATATCACGTGTGAAGCGCAGCCGCTATTGCAACGTCTTGGTTTCAGCGACTACTCGGACGCTCAGCTACAGGAGTATGCCAGTCTCCTGAAAGGGTTCCTTCTGGCACACAGAGGAAGAGGGTTCATCACCAGAGAAGTCTATGATGCTGTTGGACTGGCCTTTGCTGACACTTACCTGAAGTCAGTACTGGTGCAAGTTTGTGACACCATGCACCTCGTGCAGTTTGTGCGAACAGAACACCCAGTTGAGAAAGACCCTCTGCTAATGCGAAGAATGTACGAGGAAATGGTTAGAGGACGTCTACCTGAGATGATTCAGCACCCCTGTCTTCACAGCGAACAGTTTCTGTGTGGATTTGAGGCGTTCTGCAGAGAGGAGAACTGCCTGCAAGCTGTCATTGGTGCACTGGATCCTGACCACAACTTGCCTCTGCTTTACTGGTCAGTGTGGGGACCGTCTGACCGTCTGACTGAATGGTGCCTCAGGATGACCAAAGAACAGAACACGGACAGCAACATCATGTCTGACCACGTCCAGTCTGCAGCCTTCGGGACCGCCCTGCTGAAAGCTCTCCAGATCAGCAATAGTTCACACATGTTTCGTCAACTTTTGAGTAAGATTGCTGACAAACCTTACACACGGAACATACGCCTTCCACTGCCACGCACAGGTCAACAACACACAGCGGAATTACGCGCAGTCTGTGACAAGATTTCACCGAACCTCAGGACTAGTCACTTCCGGTACCTTGGTGTCCTTATTCCAAAACACCTCATCAATGCAAAAATGAAGGATGACATCATTCACATCTCTTTCTCACGTCAACATGTCTACCTGACATATCGACTCCTGGCAGACCAACAGGTGGACGAACAAGACAGAGAGGGGAACACCTTGCTCCACCTGGCGGCCGAAGCAGGACACCTGGAGGCGATCAAAATGGCGGTCAGTAGTGGAGCCTCACTGACGGTGAAAAACAAGGCAGGTAAGACACCGCCACAGCTGGCAAAACAACGACTTGACCAACACAACTACGACACACAATGCCAAGAGAAATGGACACGTTCCATGTTTGCTGCATGCAAAGTAGGTGGCTTCACAACTGTCAAGGAATTTCTCTGTTACGATGCTACAGTTAACAGCAAAGGCAAGAATGGCTTGACTCCACTGCACATTGCATCTAACAACTGTCATGCTGATATCGCTTCTCTTCTAGTGGACCTGGACGCGAACCTTAACGCCACGGACAAGTCCGGATTAACTCCGCTGCACTATGCATGTCATGGACAATGCCTGGAGACAGTGCAACTACTCGTTGAGAGAGGAAGCCTTGTAAATGCTGCGAACATTCATGGAACTACTCCTCTACACTCAGTATGTAGACATGGTGTCAAAGAAATCGCTGAGCTTCTGATCCTGCACAATGCACATGTTGATGCGAAGACTTCTATCGGCTGGACGCCTCTGCACCTAGCTTGTCACAAAGGACAGAAAGACATCGCACAACTATTGTTACAGTTCAGGGCTGACATCAATACAACATCAAGAAAAGGTAACACTCCACTCCACTTGGCATGCACACAGGGCAACACAGACATTGTGAGACTACTCGTCGCCAACAGAGCAGACGTCAACGTGACAAACACTAACAACGACACACCGCTACACTGTGCATGCCGAGGGAATAACGCAGACATCGTGCGACTCCTCCTCAACCACGGGGCTGATGTCAACGTTCAGAACGAAGATGGTGGGACTGCTCTACACGGTGCATGCCAGCGTGGTAATACAGACGTCGTACGTTTGCTGCTTGGATGCAAGGACACTGTCAGCGTGAGTGATGACGAAGGTAAACGCCCTTCCACTGTGCTGTGTGAACCACCGGCAAAGGTTGACATCAACATGAAGGACAACCAGGGTGTGACTGCTCTATACAAGGCGTGTGAAGCTGGTCACACAGAGACCGTACGTCTACTTTTGCAACAGGACAACATCGACGTTAACGCAGGAAGTGGTGTCTGGTGGTCCCCATTACTACTGGCCTGCATGATGGGTAAAACAGACATCGCTCAGCTTTTTCTGCTCCACGACGCTGATGTCAACATTTCTGGTGCACTTGGTCTGACACCCCTGCACTGGGCCTGTCAGTCTGGTCATCGTGACGTCGTTCATCTCCTCCTGCAGCACGGTGCAGACGTGAACATTTCTGACGCAATTGATAGGACAGCCCTGCGATTTGCTTGTGGGGATTACCACCATAAAATCGTTCATCTCCTGCTTCAGCGCGGTGCGAACGTGAACATTTCGGACGGTGACGGCGAAACAGTCCTGTTGATTGCCTGTGCACACGGCGACCAGGACATCGTTCAATACGTCTTGGAGCACAACACCGATATGAACAAGGAAAGGAGTGTGCTGTATACTGCACTGAATGAGGCACAATGTCGCGGTCGCAGAGAAATCGTGCAGCTGCTCCAGCAGTACCTGTCTCCCAGTCATCCTGACAGTGTTCCCCAGCAGTACCTGTCTCCCAGTCATCCTGACAGTGTTCCCCAGCAGTACCTGTCTCCCAGTCATCCTGACAGTGTTCCCCAGCAGTACCTGTCTCCCAGTCATCCTGACAGTGTTCCCCAGCAGTACCTGTCTCCCAGTCATCCTGACAGTGTTCCCCAGCAGTACCTGTCTCCCAGTCATCCTGACAGTGTTCCCCGGCAGCCGTCACTACAACTATCAGCACA CCTTACCAACAGTGCTGAAGACTTCACACAGCCTCCAGTCGACCGCTCTCAGGCTTCTGACCACAATACTCCACGAGGCACGGTGCAGCACCATGACTATCATCACTCTACCGTGCCAAAACAACTGGCTCAGCCCATGGACATGGAAGCGTCGTTTCCTCAGGACATGATGGAAGCCAGTGTTAGAGGAGCGGTGGCACCAGGCTACACATTCAATTCCA ATCATCCGCCGCTGGAAATCCACAATCACTCAGAGGGCCCCACAAACATCGCTGATACCATCAACAGTTCCAACTACATCAAGAATTTTCACAACCAGGTTCACAATGACAACCAGGTTCACAATGACAACCGGGTTCTCAACCAGATCAACGAGCATCACGTGTATCAGCACAGACCTCGCATTACTAATAATGTGTTCTATGCTGTCACTGCTGGAGAACAACGTAACCCTTTGCTGGCCCTGACAG ATGCCATGGATCATGGAGCACTGGCTGGGGAAGACGACGAGGCAGTTGACAACATTatcaacacagacagcttcagaAGGGCGCTGCACATCCTGACAGCAGGGGAACGTCTGCTGTTACTGTCAGCACACCCAGGTCTTACCAGACAGTCTTTTCTCTCCGCTCTACGCCGTCACTACCGTAAGAAGGGCTACACAGTGTATGATCTCAGCTGTGTCAGTGACTGGGATAAGAAGGGGCCTGTAGAGAGGGGGAGTCTTGTGATCTTTGACTGTGCCTTTGGGGATGTCCGCTTTGACAGGGAACAGTACCACAGGTTCTATAAGCACAGTTTGTACAGCATCAATAGTCTGACCACCAAGCTTGTCTTTGTTGTCTATCCCCCCGTGCTGCTTGAGCTTCAGCAGTTTGATCGTGCCTCTGTCCGTCCTCTGCTGAGCAGCGTGGGGCTTGTAGAACTAGGTCAAGATCCTCTTCTTTCAGTTGAGCCCTACGCAGACCTCTTGGTGCGCATGCTCCGTGACCCCAATCATGGACTGATACTGGGAGCTCTTTTTGCTCTGACCATGCGCAGTCAAGGCTTCTTCTCGGACAACACGGGTCAAGCACAACCGCCATTGCAACGTCTTGGTTTCAGCGACTACTCGGACGCTCAGCTAGAGGAGTATGCCAGTCTCCTGAAAGGTTTCCTTCtggcacacagagaaagagggttCATCACTAGAGAAGTCTATGATGCTGTTGGACTGGCCTTTGCTGACACTTACCTGAAGTCAGTACTGGTGCAAGTTTGTGACACCATGCACCTCGTGCAGTTTGTGCGAACAGAACACCCAGTTGAGAAAGACCCTCTGCTAATGCGAAGAATGTACGAGGAAATGGTTAGAGGACGTCTACCTGAGATGATTCAGCACCCCTGTCTTCACAGCGAACAGTTTCTGTGTGGATTTGAGGCGTTCTGCAGAGAGGAGAACTGCCTGCAAGCTGTCATTGGTGCACTGGATCCTGACCACAACTTGCCTCTGCTTTACTGGTCAGTGTGGGGACCGTCTGACCGTCTGACTGAATGGTGCCTCAGGATGACCAAAGAACAGAACACGGACAGCAACATCATGTCTGACCACGTCCAGTCTGCAGCCTTCGGGACCGCCCTGCTGAAAGCTCTCCAGATCAGCAATAGTTCACACATGTTTCGTCAACTTTTGAGTAAGATTGCTGACAAATCTTACGCAGGGAACATGCACCTTCCTTTGCCATCCACAGGTAAACGACACACAGTGGAATTACGCTCAGTGTGTGACAAGATTTTATCAGGCCTCAGGACAAGTCTTTTCCGGTACCTTGATGTTTTTATCCAAGAAAATCTCATCACTGCAAACATCAAGGATGACATCATTCACATCTCTTTCTCACGTCAACATGTCTACCTGACATATCGACTCCTGGCAGACCAACAGGTGGACGAACAAGACAGAGAGGGGAACACCTTGCTCCACCTGGCGGCCGAAGCAGGACACCTGGAGGCGATCAAAATGGCGGTCAGTAGTGGAGCCTCACTGACGGTGAAAAACAAGGCAGGTAAGACACCGCCACAGCTGGCAAAACAACGACTTGACCAACACAACTACGACACACAATGCCAAGAGAAATGGACACGTTCCATGTTTGCTGCATGCAAAGTATGTGACGACACAACTGTCAAAGACTGTTTTTGTTACCATGCCACAGTTGACAGCAAAGACAAGAATGGCTTGACTCCACTGCACATTGCATCTTACATCGCTTCCCTTCTAGCGGACCTGGATGCGAACCTTAACGCCACGGCCAAGTCGGGATTAACTCCACTGCACTATGCATGTCGTGGACAATGCTTGGAGACAGTGCAACTGCTCGTTGAGAGAGGAGGCCTTGTGAATGCTGTGGACCGTAAAGGAATTACTCCTCTACACACAGTATGTAAACAGGGTGACACAGACATCGCTGAGCTTCTTATCCTGCACAATGCACATGTTGATGTGAAGAATTCAGTCGGTTGGACGCCTCTGCATCACGCTTGTTTCCAAGGAAAGACAGACATTGCACAGCTTCTGTTAAAGTCCGGGGCCGACATCAACACATCATGTAAAGGTGACACTCCACTCCACTTGGCATGCACACGGGGCAACACAGACATTGTGAGACTACTCGTCGCCAACAGAGCAGACGTCAACGTGACAAACACTAACAACGACACACCGCTACACTTTGCATGCCGAGGGAATAACGCAGACATCGTGCGACTCCTCATCAACCACGGGGCTGATGTCAACAATCAGAACACGTCATGCAGTGAAACTGCTCTACATGTTGCATGCCAGCGTGCGGATACAGACATCGTACGTTTATTGCTTGGATGCAAGGACACTGTCAGCGTGAGTGATGACGAAGGTAAAAGCCCTTCCACCGCGCTGTGTGAACCACCGGCAAAGGTTGACATCAACATGAAGGACAAAGAGGGTGTGACTGCTCTGTACAGGGCGTGTGAAGCTGTACGTCTACTTTTGCAACAGGACAACATCGACGTCAACGCAGCAAGTGATGGCTGCTGGTCCCCATTACGAGTGGCCAGCATACTTGGTAAAACAGACATCGCTCAGCTTCTTCTGCTCCACAACGCTgatgtcaacatgtctgatgcACTTGATCTGACACCCCTGACCTGGGCCTGTATGTATGGTCATCGTGACGTCGTTCGCCTCCTCCTGCGGCACGGTGCAGACGTGAACATTTCTGACGCACTTGATAGGACAGCCCTGCATTTTGCTTGTGAGGATAACCGCCACAACATCGCTCATCTCCTGCTACAGCACGGTGCGAACGTGAACATTTCTGACAAGGTCGGTAAGAAACTCCTATTGCAGGCCTGTACACACGGCAACCACGATATCGTTCAATACGCCTTGCAGCACAAAGCCGATATGAAAAAGAAAGCacgtgtgttgtttttttga